A single region of the Pontimicrobium sp. SW4 genome encodes:
- a CDS encoding DUF1572 family protein encodes MLLDTLIKIFNRDLNKLKTEIELYKSESNLWIVDKTVTNSAGNLCLHIIGNLNTYIGAALGNSGYVRQRDLEFSLKDIPKVELLRQVDEVIHIVENTLSKLTSEDLKKEFKRRATEDKMTTGYFLVHLSTHLAYHLGQINYHRRLLDS; translated from the coding sequence ATGTTACTAGACACTTTAATAAAAATATTTAATAGAGATCTTAATAAGTTAAAAACGGAAATTGAGCTATATAAAAGTGAATCTAATTTATGGATTGTAGACAAAACAGTTACGAATAGTGCTGGAAACCTTTGTTTACACATTATAGGAAACCTTAATACTTATATTGGTGCAGCTCTTGGAAATTCAGGCTATGTTAGGCAGCGTGATTTAGAGTTTTCTTTGAAAGATATTCCAAAAGTAGAACTGTTACGTCAAGTAGACGAAGTTATTCATATCGTTGAAAATACTTTATCGAAATTAACATCTGAAGATTTAAAAAAAGAATTCAAACGAAGAGCTACAGAAGACAAAATGACAACAGGTTATTTTTTGGTGCATCTTTCCACACATTTAGCATATCATTTGGGACAAATTAATTATCATAGACGATTATTAGATTCATAA
- a CDS encoding MarC family protein, translating into MNLLLVTFGALFSIMNPLGTVPVFVGLTQNNSKRERALTAFWTAINVLIILLLSFFAGKFILSFFGISLNSLKIAGGLIITSSGFALLTGKFGEHKGMKRSGVQEDIHTRDSVSLTPLSIPMLAGPGTISMLIGYNQEFHLTKDILIIICAMVLAAASIYVILKSAYFIVKFLGASGINALSRIIGFIVIAIGIEYMISSIVNILSGVSFK; encoded by the coding sequence ATGAACTTACTATTAGTTACTTTTGGTGCTTTGTTTTCTATTATGAACCCTTTGGGAACAGTACCAGTATTTGTTGGTTTAACACAAAATAACTCTAAAAGAGAGCGAGCCCTAACAGCTTTTTGGACAGCTATAAATGTGTTGATAATTCTACTACTATCTTTTTTTGCAGGAAAATTTATTTTATCCTTTTTTGGAATTAGCCTAAACTCTTTAAAAATTGCTGGAGGATTAATAATTACCTCATCTGGTTTTGCGCTTTTAACAGGAAAGTTTGGGGAACATAAGGGGATGAAACGCTCAGGAGTACAAGAGGATATCCATACTAGAGATTCTGTATCACTTACACCTTTATCCATTCCAATGCTAGCTGGTCCAGGTACAATATCTATGCTTATTGGTTATAATCAAGAATTTCATTTAACAAAAGATATATTAATAATTATTTGCGCAATGGTTTTAGCAGCAGCAAGTATTTATGTAATTCTTAAAAGTGCCTATTTTATAGTGAAATTTTTAGGAGCTTCAGGCATTAATGCGTTATCTAGGATTATTGGATTTATAGTTATTGCTATTGGAATTGAATATATGATTTCTTCAATTGTCAATATACTATCAGGTGTATCATTTAAATAA
- a CDS encoding acetyl-CoA carboxylase biotin carboxyl carrier protein subunit gives MNKTYTLKSNSGHEFKLNASDISKTDIIRLSKSKYHVLHNNKSIVTETIESDFNTKTYKIKVNNNIYNINISNILDDLIKEMGFKIGISKLVNEIKAPMPGLILEISVKIGQEVKEDDTLLILEAMKMENIITSPRDGIIKNISVTKGNAVDKNELLIEFE, from the coding sequence ATGAATAAAACATATACACTTAAATCAAATTCAGGTCATGAATTTAAACTAAATGCTTCAGATATTTCTAAGACCGATATCATTAGATTATCTAAATCTAAATATCATGTTCTTCATAACAATAAATCAATAGTTACCGAAACAATTGAGTCAGATTTCAATACAAAAACATATAAAATAAAAGTTAATAATAATATATATAACATAAACATAAGCAATATTTTAGATGATTTAATAAAAGAAATGGGTTTTAAAATTGGCATTTCAAAATTAGTCAATGAAATTAAAGCCCCAATGCCTGGATTGATTCTAGAAATTAGCGTTAAAATTGGTCAAGAAGTTAAAGAGGATGATACTTTATTAATTCTTGAAGCAATGAAAATGGAAAATATAATAACCTCTCCTCGTGATGGAATCATAAAAAATATTTCAGTTACTAAAGGAAATGCTGTCGATAAAAATGAGTTATTAATTGAATTTGAATAA
- a CDS encoding penicillin acylase family protein produces the protein MRVFKKILLGILILLVIGAISGFIYINSLKPQYSGNLELQNLQSEVSTYFDDYGIPHIYAKNQEDAYTTLGYLHAQDRLWQMELMRRIAPGRLSEILGKDLLITDKFFATIGIEEATEKAINNLDKNTDAYKLAMAYINGVNQYINEGATPIEFTLVGVKKEPYQLKDMYNIFGYMAFSFAMAQKTDPMLTAIQEKLGDEYLIDLDLLPNTNGTLIKTNNTTEVKVLETLSNQITQVTNKLPIPVFIGSNSWVVNANKTSTGSVLFANDPHIGYAQPAVWYEAHIVTPNYEMYGYHLAGVVFPLLGHNRDYAYGLTMFENDDIDFYQETNHSSNNDEYKTPNGYSAYQKTSKTIKVKDEDDVILDIKSSRHGPIMNNVQDEILHSNPIAMSWVYTQHKIEILEAAYKLSHSKTIEDVKQAASMIHAPGLNVMYGDAKGNVAWWASGKLYTHKDHVNPKFVLEGASGEDDPDTYLDFSKNPMAENPDWNYVYSANNQPDSIAGMLYPGYYLPEDRAKRIVELLEPKNNWNRESFSKMIVDNTSSVATSNVRVFTKVINYNKLNKNQQRAMDILQLWEGDNEVEGIAPTIYHRVMYRYLENTFKDELGDTLFNQLLKTHLIKRSIALQIGNDSSKWWDDVETTNVKESKADIINQSFIEAISRLEAQLGEDIINWKWGTVHTLEHGHALGAVKTLRPYFNVGPFETGGTEEVIDNKAFDFNDTGLYEIKAGPSTRRIVDFSDIENSISILPTGQSGNPFSEHYDDQADMYSKGEFRKMMMNKEEIIATSRLLKVSPKN, from the coding sequence ATGCGAGTATTTAAAAAAATCTTACTAGGAATACTAATACTATTGGTAATTGGTGCTATTTCTGGCTTTATATATATCAACTCTCTAAAGCCTCAGTATTCAGGAAATCTTGAGCTTCAAAATTTACAATCAGAAGTTTCAACGTATTTTGATGACTATGGTATACCACATATTTATGCCAAAAATCAAGAAGATGCCTATACAACTTTGGGATATTTGCATGCACAGGACAGGTTATGGCAAATGGAACTTATGCGTCGTATTGCTCCTGGACGTTTATCAGAAATATTGGGAAAGGACTTGTTAATAACAGACAAATTTTTTGCTACTATTGGAATAGAGGAAGCTACAGAGAAAGCTATAAATAACTTAGATAAAAATACTGATGCTTACAAGTTAGCAATGGCATATATAAACGGTGTTAATCAGTATATTAATGAAGGCGCAACACCTATAGAATTTACTTTAGTTGGTGTTAAAAAAGAACCTTATCAATTAAAAGACATGTACAATATTTTTGGGTATATGGCTTTTAGTTTTGCGATGGCTCAAAAAACCGATCCAATGCTGACTGCAATACAAGAAAAGTTAGGTGATGAGTATTTGATAGATTTAGATTTATTGCCAAATACGAATGGTACTTTAATTAAAACCAATAATACGACAGAAGTTAAAGTATTAGAGACATTATCTAACCAAATAACCCAAGTCACAAATAAGTTACCAATTCCTGTTTTTATTGGAAGTAATAGTTGGGTTGTGAATGCTAATAAAACGAGCACAGGCAGTGTGCTGTTTGCAAATGACCCTCATATTGGATATGCGCAACCAGCTGTTTGGTATGAAGCTCATATAGTAACACCAAATTATGAAATGTATGGTTATCACTTGGCAGGTGTAGTGTTTCCATTGTTAGGGCATAATAGAGACTATGCATATGGTTTAACTATGTTTGAAAATGATGACATCGATTTTTATCAAGAGACAAATCATTCCTCTAATAATGATGAATATAAAACACCAAATGGTTATTCGGCTTATCAAAAAACTTCTAAAACTATAAAAGTTAAAGATGAAGATGATGTGATTTTAGATATAAAATCGTCCAGACATGGTCCAATAATGAATAATGTCCAAGATGAAATTTTGCATAGCAATCCAATAGCTATGTCTTGGGTATATACGCAGCATAAAATTGAAATCCTAGAAGCTGCTTACAAACTTTCGCACTCTAAAACAATTGAAGATGTAAAACAAGCAGCATCAATGATTCATGCACCAGGTTTAAATGTCATGTATGGTGATGCTAAAGGAAATGTCGCTTGGTGGGCTTCAGGGAAGCTTTACACGCATAAAGATCACGTTAATCCAAAGTTTGTTTTAGAAGGAGCAAGTGGAGAGGACGACCCAGATACCTATTTAGACTTCTCAAAAAATCCAATGGCAGAAAATCCTGATTGGAATTATGTGTACTCAGCAAATAACCAACCAGATTCAATTGCAGGAATGTTATATCCTGGATATTATTTACCAGAAGATAGAGCTAAGCGAATTGTAGAACTACTTGAACCCAAAAATAATTGGAATAGAGAGAGTTTTTCTAAAATGATTGTGGATAATACATCGTCTGTTGCTACTAGTAATGTTAGAGTGTTTACCAAGGTTATTAATTATAATAAATTAAACAAAAATCAACAACGAGCAATGGATATATTGCAACTTTGGGAAGGTGATAATGAGGTCGAAGGCATTGCTCCAACCATTTATCATCGTGTTATGTATCGTTATTTGGAGAACACATTTAAAGATGAATTAGGCGATACACTGTTTAACCAACTTTTAAAAACGCATTTAATAAAGAGGTCTATAGCATTGCAAATTGGTAACGATTCATCAAAATGGTGGGATGATGTAGAAACTACCAATGTAAAAGAATCTAAAGCAGATATTATTAATCAATCATTTATTGAAGCTATCTCCAGATTAGAAGCACAACTAGGGGAAGACATTATTAATTGGAAATGGGGAACAGTACACACCTTAGAGCATGGTCATGCACTTGGAGCTGTAAAAACATTAAGACCTTATTTTAATGTTGGACCGTTTGAAACAGGAGGAACGGAAGAGGTAATTGATAACAAAGCTTTTGACTTTAACGATACAGGTTTGTATGAAATAAAAGCTGGACCTTCTACAAGACGTATTGTTGACTTTTCAGATATTGAAAATAGTATTAGCATTTTACCAACTGGACAATCTGGAAACCCTTTTAGTGAACATTACGACGACCAAGCCGATATGTATAGTAAAGGAGAATTTAGAAAAATGATGATGAATAAAGAAGAAATTATAGCAACTTCTCGACTATTAAAAGTGTCTCCAAAGAACTAG
- a CDS encoding acyl-CoA carboxylase subunit beta → MDSKIKALNEKLQQAYLGGGESRIKKQHAKKKLTARERVNYLLDEGSFEEIGTLVTHRTKDFGMEKQKFYGDGVITGYGTVDGRLVYMFAQDFTVFGGSLSETHAEKICKIMDMAVNVGAPLIGLNDSGGARIQEGVRSLGGYADIFYRNVQASGVIPQISAIMGPCAGGAVYSPAMTDFTIMVQDTSYMFVTGPNVVKTVTNEEVTSEELGGASTHSTKSGVAHKTSANDIECLEDVKQLLSYFPQSNREKPTSLAYELKDEIRDSLSSIVPDNPNKPYDMHEVIKGIIDIDSFYEIHKDYAENIIVGFARLGGKSIGIIANQPMFLAGVLDVDSSKKAARFVRFCDCFNIPMLVLEDVPGFLPGTDQEWNGIIIHGAKLLYAFSEATVPRVTVITRKAYGGAYDVMNSKHIGADMNFAWPSAEIAVMGAKGAAEIIFKREINTAKDKEAKWKEKEAEYAELFANPYSAAERGFIDEVILPSDTRRKLLKAFSMLEDKQVNKPKRKHGNIPL, encoded by the coding sequence ATGGACTCAAAAATAAAAGCACTTAACGAAAAACTTCAACAAGCCTATTTAGGTGGTGGTGAATCTCGCATTAAAAAGCAACATGCTAAAAAGAAACTTACAGCACGAGAACGTGTTAATTATCTGCTCGATGAAGGTTCTTTTGAAGAAATTGGCACTTTAGTAACGCACCGTACCAAAGACTTTGGGATGGAAAAACAAAAATTTTATGGCGATGGTGTTATTACTGGTTACGGCACAGTTGATGGAAGACTAGTGTACATGTTTGCTCAGGATTTTACAGTTTTTGGTGGCTCTTTATCTGAAACCCATGCTGAAAAAATCTGTAAGATTATGGATATGGCAGTAAACGTTGGAGCACCTTTAATTGGGTTAAACGATTCTGGTGGTGCTCGTATTCAAGAAGGTGTGCGTTCGCTTGGTGGCTATGCCGATATTTTCTATAGAAATGTACAAGCTTCAGGTGTTATACCTCAAATTTCAGCGATTATGGGACCTTGTGCTGGAGGAGCAGTCTATTCTCCTGCAATGACAGATTTTACTATCATGGTTCAAGATACAAGCTATATGTTTGTTACAGGACCTAACGTTGTTAAAACTGTTACTAACGAAGAAGTTACTAGCGAAGAACTTGGTGGTGCTTCAACACATTCTACAAAATCTGGAGTAGCTCATAAAACCTCGGCTAATGATATTGAGTGCTTAGAGGATGTTAAACAATTATTGAGCTATTTCCCACAAAGTAATCGAGAAAAACCAACGAGTCTTGCTTATGAGCTAAAAGATGAAATTAGAGATAGCCTCTCTTCTATTGTTCCAGACAATCCAAACAAACCTTATGACATGCATGAGGTTATAAAAGGTATTATTGATATCGATTCGTTTTATGAAATACACAAAGATTACGCTGAAAACATCATAGTTGGATTTGCGCGTTTAGGCGGAAAAAGCATTGGTATCATTGCTAATCAGCCTATGTTCTTAGCTGGTGTTTTAGATGTGGACAGCTCAAAAAAAGCAGCGAGATTTGTACGTTTTTGTGATTGTTTTAATATTCCAATGTTAGTTTTAGAAGATGTCCCAGGGTTTTTACCAGGGACAGATCAAGAATGGAATGGTATTATAATACATGGCGCCAAATTACTTTATGCGTTTAGCGAAGCTACTGTACCAAGAGTTACGGTTATTACTAGAAAAGCATATGGAGGCGCTTATGATGTGATGAACTCTAAACATATTGGTGCGGATATGAATTTTGCATGGCCAAGTGCCGAAATTGCTGTTATGGGAGCAAAAGGTGCTGCCGAAATTATTTTTAAACGAGAGATTAATACAGCAAAAGATAAAGAAGCTAAGTGGAAAGAAAAAGAAGCAGAATATGCCGAACTATTTGCAAATCCTTATAGTGCTGCGGAACGTGGCTTTATAGATGAAGTTATTTTACCATCAGATACACGACGTAAATTGTTAAAGGCTTTTTCAATGTTGGAAGACAAACAAGTAAATAAACCAAAACGCAAACATGGAAATATTCCGTTATAG
- a CDS encoding amidohydrolase family protein encodes MRVVKTFIFILTFSLSVNSFSQEMSFEDYNPKSTLVVPGDSIFKAKFPFIDIHGHQYRMPTQDLAPVVADMDKLNMRIMVNLSGRTGDELVKSVKNIATNFPGRFVVFANINFQDAGSEGWTEKMIAQLEQDVKNGARGLKVYKSLGLSNKDFQGNRLAINDKRLDPIWAKCGELGIPVLIHSADPASFWDDFDGDNERWLELKTHPRRKRDDTNPAPFKQIMNEQYSIIKKHPKTTFISAHMSWLANDLGRLGELLDEMPNMNVGIGAIIAELGRQPRFAKAFITKYQDRVLFGKDSWKPEEFPTYFRVLESADEYFPYHKKYHAYWAMYGLDLDDEVLKKVYYKNALRIVPGLDKSLFPK; translated from the coding sequence ATGAGAGTAGTTAAAACCTTTATTTTTATTCTAACTTTTTCGTTATCAGTAAATTCATTTTCACAAGAAATGTCTTTTGAAGACTATAATCCTAAATCAACATTAGTAGTTCCAGGAGATAGTATTTTTAAAGCAAAATTTCCTTTTATTGACATTCATGGTCACCAATACAGAATGCCAACGCAAGATTTAGCACCTGTAGTTGCAGATATGGATAAATTAAATATGAGAATCATGGTTAATCTTAGTGGTAGAACTGGAGATGAACTTGTGAAATCGGTAAAGAATATTGCTACTAATTTTCCAGGACGATTTGTTGTCTTTGCAAATATTAATTTTCAAGATGCAGGAAGTGAAGGATGGACCGAAAAAATGATAGCACAATTAGAGCAGGATGTTAAAAATGGCGCACGTGGATTAAAGGTCTATAAAAGTTTAGGATTAAGTAATAAAGATTTTCAAGGAAATCGTCTAGCAATTAATGATAAAAGACTTGACCCAATTTGGGCAAAATGTGGGGAATTAGGAATTCCTGTATTAATACATTCGGCAGATCCAGCATCTTTTTGGGATGATTTTGATGGCGATAATGAGCGTTGGTTAGAATTAAAAACGCATCCAAGGCGTAAACGTGATGATACAAATCCTGCACCATTTAAACAAATAATGAATGAGCAATATAGTATTATAAAAAAGCATCCAAAAACAACCTTTATAAGTGCACACATGAGTTGGTTAGCTAATGATTTGGGTAGGCTAGGAGAGTTGTTGGATGAAATGCCAAACATGAATGTTGGTATAGGAGCAATTATAGCCGAATTAGGAAGGCAGCCACGTTTTGCTAAAGCTTTCATTACTAAATACCAAGATCGTGTGTTATTTGGAAAAGATAGCTGGAAACCAGAAGAATTTCCAACCTATTTTAGAGTTTTAGAAAGTGCCGACGAATACTTTCCATATCATAAAAAATACCATGCATATTGGGCAATGTATGGGCTAGATCTTGATGATGAAGTGTTGAAAAAAGTATACTACAAAAATGCACTTCGCATAGTTCCAGGATTGGATAAGAGTTTATTTCCTAAATAA
- the accC gene encoding acetyl-CoA carboxylase biotin carboxylase subunit codes for MKKILIANRGEIAIRVMRTAKKMGLKTVAVFSEADRNAPHVRYADEAVYIGKAPSNQSYLLGEKIIEVAKSLNVDGIHPGYGFLSENANFAELCEDNNITFIGPQSKAIRIMGSKLAAKDAVKAYNIPMVPGIDEAITDVKKAKNIAKDIGFPILIKASAGGGGKGMRIVEKESELESQMNRAISEATSAFGDGSVFIEKYVTSPRHIEIQIMADSHGNVLHFFERECSIQRRHQKVVEEAPSTILTPELRAKMGEAAINVARSCDYLGAGTVEFLMDADHNFYFLEMNTRLQVEHPVSELISDVDLVELQIRVARGETLEVKQEDLKINGHALELRVYAEDPLNDFLPSVGTLETYKLPVGKGIRVDNGFEEGMEIPIYYDPMLSKLVTYGKTRNEAIQLMLHAIENYHIEGVQTTLPFGKFVCEHEAFISGDFDTHFVKNYYSPEKLLEQHKEEAKIAALIALKSYLEDQQLLRLPN; via the coding sequence ATGAAGAAGATACTAATTGCAAACAGAGGAGAGATTGCTATTCGTGTAATGAGAACCGCTAAAAAAATGGGACTGAAAACTGTTGCAGTATTCTCAGAAGCTGATAGAAATGCACCACATGTACGATATGCTGATGAAGCAGTGTATATTGGTAAAGCGCCTTCTAATCAATCGTATTTATTAGGTGAAAAAATAATTGAAGTTGCCAAAAGTTTAAATGTAGACGGCATACATCCTGGTTACGGGTTTTTAAGTGAAAATGCGAATTTTGCAGAATTATGTGAAGATAACAATATTACTTTTATTGGACCACAATCTAAGGCTATTCGCATAATGGGTAGCAAGCTTGCAGCTAAAGACGCTGTGAAAGCATATAATATTCCAATGGTACCAGGAATTGATGAAGCCATTACAGATGTAAAAAAAGCCAAAAACATTGCTAAAGACATTGGATTTCCTATTCTAATAAAAGCATCAGCTGGTGGTGGAGGAAAAGGTATGCGTATTGTTGAAAAAGAGTCTGAACTAGAATCACAAATGAATCGCGCTATTAGCGAAGCAACTTCTGCTTTTGGTGATGGTTCTGTATTTATAGAAAAATATGTGACTTCTCCTAGACATATCGAAATTCAAATTATGGCAGATAGCCATGGTAACGTGTTACATTTCTTTGAGAGAGAATGCAGCATACAACGTAGACATCAAAAGGTGGTTGAGGAAGCACCTTCAACCATTTTAACACCAGAATTACGAGCAAAAATGGGAGAAGCTGCTATTAATGTAGCACGCTCTTGTGATTATTTAGGCGCAGGAACTGTAGAGTTTTTAATGGATGCCGACCATAATTTTTATTTCTTAGAAATGAATACACGATTACAGGTAGAACATCCTGTATCTGAATTGATTTCTGATGTAGATTTGGTTGAACTTCAAATTCGTGTAGCTCGTGGCGAAACTTTAGAAGTAAAACAAGAAGATTTAAAAATCAATGGTCATGCATTAGAACTACGTGTCTATGCTGAAGACCCTTTAAATGACTTTTTGCCAAGTGTTGGAACGCTTGAAACCTACAAATTGCCAGTTGGAAAAGGAATTCGTGTGGATAATGGGTTTGAAGAAGGCATGGAGATTCCTATTTATTATGACCCTATGCTTTCAAAGTTAGTTACCTATGGAAAAACACGTAATGAAGCTATTCAATTAATGCTACATGCCATTGAAAACTACCATATTGAAGGTGTACAAACCACATTACCATTTGGAAAATTTGTTTGTGAACATGAAGCTTTTATTTCTGGAGATTTTGATACACATTTTGTGAAAAATTATTATTCTCCTGAAAAATTATTAGAACAACATAAAGAAGAAGCGAAAATTGCAGCATTAATTGCCTTAAAATCTTATTTAGAAGACCAACAACTATTACGATTACCAAATTAG
- a CDS encoding PrsW family glutamic-type intramembrane protease, with protein sequence MNLLIATATPILIVIIYIYIKDKYEKESKRVLLISFLLGAILSIIITTLLYVFFDVFLPLPDNHSIWQQFVKAFFVVALIEEFSKYIMVRYYAQPKKDFNEPFDGIIYAVMVSMGFAAVENLFYVLEGGIEVAVIRAVTAIPAHASFAVLMGYFMGKAKFTNNRIKWNLIGLSLAILFHGSYDFFLFIGFIPGLSIGAFISLIIGIVLSKRAIKAHQEISHFK encoded by the coding sequence ATGAATCTTCTAATTGCTACTGCTACTCCAATACTTATCGTCATTATTTACATCTATATTAAAGATAAGTATGAAAAAGAATCTAAACGTGTGCTATTAATTAGCTTCCTTTTAGGTGCTATTTTAAGCATCATCATAACGACACTGTTGTATGTGTTTTTTGATGTATTTCTTCCTTTACCAGATAATCATAGTATTTGGCAACAATTTGTAAAAGCCTTTTTTGTAGTTGCTTTAATAGAAGAGTTTAGCAAATATATTATGGTTCGTTATTATGCGCAACCTAAAAAAGATTTTAACGAACCTTTTGATGGTATTATTTACGCAGTTATGGTTTCTATGGGTTTTGCGGCAGTTGAAAACTTGTTTTATGTACTTGAAGGTGGAATAGAAGTCGCAGTAATTAGAGCTGTTACCGCTATTCCTGCGCATGCCTCTTTTGCAGTACTAATGGGATACTTTATGGGAAAAGCCAAATTCACTAATAACCGCATTAAGTGGAACTTAATAGGTCTCTCATTAGCAATTCTATTTCATGGGTCTTACGACTTTTTCTTATTTATAGGCTTTATTCCAGGATTATCAATTGGTGCATTTATTTCACTTATTATAGGGATTGTGTTATCTAAACGTGCTATAAAAGCACATCAAGAGATTTCACATTTTAAATAG
- a CDS encoding NUDIX domain-containing protein, with the protein MQEYIDIWTENGIPTGTNCLKDEAHLKGLFHPTVHIWFYTKNGHILLQQRSKHKETFPSFWDVSVAGHILAGESILEAALREIKEEIGLDIIKNNLIQIDIRKNVNVHPNGIKDCEFQHVFLCELLADVNNLKIQEEEVDGITLISLDKLKFYAENRNEAFKLVPADYTYYTFIINQVSKML; encoded by the coding sequence TTGCAAGAATATATAGATATTTGGACAGAAAACGGGATTCCAACAGGAACTAACTGCTTAAAAGACGAAGCTCACTTAAAAGGATTATTTCATCCAACAGTGCACATTTGGTTTTACACTAAAAATGGTCATATTTTACTACAGCAAAGAAGTAAGCATAAAGAAACGTTTCCGAGCTTTTGGGATGTATCGGTTGCTGGACATATCTTAGCTGGAGAATCTATTCTAGAAGCTGCTTTACGTGAGATAAAAGAAGAAATAGGCCTAGATATTATTAAAAATAATCTAATACAAATTGATATTAGAAAAAATGTCAATGTACATCCAAATGGTATCAAAGACTGTGAATTTCAGCATGTTTTTTTATGTGAATTATTGGCTGATGTTAATAATTTAAAAATTCAGGAAGAAGAGGTAGACGGTATTACTTTAATTTCTTTAGATAAATTGAAATTCTATGCAGAAAATCGTAATGAAGCATTTAAATTAGTCCCAGCCGATTATACTTATTATACTTTTATTATAAATCAAGTGAGTAAAATGCTTTAA